A region from the Streptosporangium sp. NBC_01756 genome encodes:
- the ruvB gene encoding Holliday junction branch migration DNA helicase RuvB: MSFERDLVAPDAEGDERLIEAALRPKRLEEFIGQARVREQLSLVLQSALRRNRPPDHVLMSGGPGLGKTTLSMIIATELSVPLRITSGPALERAGDLAAILSTLSEGEVLFIDEIHRMARPAEEMLYLAMEDFRVDIVVGKGPGATAIPLEVAPFTLVGATTRAGLLPAPLRDRFGFVAHMDFYDVAELEQVLRRSSRLLGLELPGDAAHEIAGRSRGTPRIANRLLRRVRDFAEVRADGVVTKDVASAALNLYEVDAEGLDRLDRAVLGALLRKFGGGPVGLSTLAVAVGEEPETVEVVAEPFLVRQGLLARTPRGRVATAAAWVHLGLTPPPDAFGASMIPDLEDDLGHA, encoded by the coding sequence GTGAGCTTCGAACGGGATCTGGTGGCGCCGGACGCCGAGGGCGACGAGCGGCTGATCGAGGCGGCGCTGCGCCCCAAGCGGCTGGAGGAGTTCATCGGCCAGGCGCGCGTGCGCGAGCAGCTGTCCCTGGTGCTGCAGAGCGCGCTGCGACGCAACCGGCCACCGGACCACGTGCTGATGAGCGGCGGGCCCGGCCTCGGCAAGACGACCCTCTCCATGATCATCGCGACGGAGCTGTCCGTCCCGCTCCGGATCACCTCCGGGCCCGCGCTGGAGCGGGCGGGTGATCTGGCGGCGATCCTGTCGACCCTCTCGGAGGGAGAGGTCCTCTTCATCGACGAGATCCACCGGATGGCCCGTCCCGCGGAGGAGATGCTCTATCTCGCGATGGAGGACTTCCGGGTGGACATCGTGGTGGGCAAGGGGCCGGGGGCGACCGCCATCCCGCTGGAGGTCGCGCCGTTCACCCTGGTGGGCGCCACGACCAGGGCCGGGCTGCTGCCCGCACCGCTCCGCGACCGGTTCGGCTTCGTCGCGCACATGGACTTCTACGACGTGGCCGAGCTCGAACAGGTGCTGCGCCGCTCCTCGCGGCTGCTCGGCCTGGAGCTTCCGGGCGACGCGGCGCACGAGATCGCCGGGCGGTCACGGGGCACACCCCGCATCGCCAACCGGCTGCTGCGCCGGGTCCGTGACTTCGCCGAAGTGCGGGCCGACGGGGTGGTCACCAAGGACGTCGCCTCGGCGGCCCTCAACCTCTACGAGGTCGACGCCGAGGGACTGGACCGGCTGGACCGGGCGGTGCTCGGGGCGCTGCTGCGCAAGTTCGGGGGCGGTCCGGTGGGGCTGTCCACACTGGCCGTCGCGGTGGGGGAGGAGCCGGAGACGGTCGAGGTGGTCGCGGAGCCGTTCCTGGTCCGCCAGGGCCTGCTGGCGCGGACCCCCCGGGGCCGGGTCGCGACCGCCGCCGCCTGGGTCCATCTGGGGCTGACGCCGCCGCCGGACGCGTTCGGCGCCTCGATGATCCCCGATCTTGAGGATGATCTGGGTCATGCGTGA
- the ruvA gene encoding Holliday junction branch migration protein RuvA → MIASVRGRVAAIAPDGAVVEVGGVGMLVHCTPGTLATLRVGEEARLATSLVVREESLTLFGFAGDDERGVFEMLQTANGVGPKVALAMLAVHTPNALRMAVASADVKALTRVPGVGPKGAQRIIVDLKDKLGTPDQAVNAALNGGAAVPAWRDQVHSGLVGLGYSARDADEAVAGVAPQADAEVAQGRSPQVAALLKAALRALSVR, encoded by the coding sequence ATGATCGCCTCGGTGCGGGGGCGGGTGGCCGCGATCGCGCCCGACGGCGCGGTGGTCGAGGTCGGCGGGGTGGGCATGCTGGTCCACTGCACGCCGGGCACGCTGGCGACGCTCCGGGTCGGTGAGGAGGCCCGGCTGGCCACCTCGCTCGTGGTCCGGGAGGAGTCGCTGACGCTGTTCGGCTTCGCCGGTGACGACGAGCGCGGCGTCTTCGAGATGCTGCAGACGGCCAACGGGGTCGGCCCCAAGGTCGCTCTGGCGATGCTGGCCGTCCACACCCCCAACGCGCTCCGGATGGCCGTGGCGAGCGCCGACGTGAAGGCGCTGACCAGGGTGCCCGGGGTCGGTCCCAAGGGGGCTCAGCGGATCATCGTCGACCTCAAGGACAAGCTCGGCACGCCCGACCAGGCCGTCAACGCCGCCCTCAACGGCGGCGCGGCCGTGCCCGCCTGGCGGGATCAGGTCCACTCCGGCCTGGTGGGGCTCGGCTACTCGGCGAGGGACGCCGACGAGGCGGTCGCCGGCGTCGCCCCCCAGGCCGACGCCGAGGTGGCGCAGGGCCGCTCTCCGCAGGTGGCGGCGCTGCTCAAGGCCGCGCTCCGCGCGCTGAGCGTCCGGTGA
- the ruvC gene encoding crossover junction endodeoxyribonuclease RuvC has translation MRVMGVDPGLTRCGLGAVEGRPGAPLSLVKVGVVRTPADDEIGARLVAIEAGIEQWLDEVEPDAVAVERVFAQHNLRTVMGTAQASAVAILCASRRGLPVALHTPSEVKAAITGSGTADKQQVGTMVTRLLRLDAMPKPADAADALALAICHVWRGGAQNRLAEALARTKTGPGTTAAAYFRGRGRAGYSKGSTQ, from the coding sequence CTGCGGGTGATGGGGGTCGATCCGGGGCTGACCCGGTGCGGGCTCGGGGCGGTCGAGGGGCGGCCCGGGGCGCCGCTGAGCCTCGTCAAGGTCGGGGTCGTCCGGACCCCGGCCGACGACGAGATCGGAGCCAGGCTGGTGGCGATCGAGGCGGGCATCGAGCAGTGGCTCGACGAGGTCGAGCCCGACGCGGTGGCCGTGGAGCGGGTCTTCGCCCAGCACAACCTCAGGACCGTGATGGGCACCGCGCAGGCGTCCGCCGTGGCGATCCTGTGCGCGTCCCGCCGGGGGCTGCCGGTGGCGTTGCACACGCCGTCCGAGGTCAAGGCGGCGATCACCGGCAGTGGCACGGCCGACAAGCAGCAGGTGGGGACCATGGTGACCCGGCTGCTCCGGCTGGACGCCATGCCCAAGCCCGCCGACGCCGCCGACGCGCTGGCACTGGCGATCTGCCACGTGTGGCGGGGCGGCGCGCAGAACCGGCTGGCCGAGGCACTGGCCAGGACCAAGACCGGACCGGGGACGACCGCCGCCGCCTACTTCCGGGGGCGGGGCCGGGCCGGATATTCGAAGGGAAGCACACAATGA
- a CDS encoding cation:proton antiporter yields the protein MGNPDLVFALAGVGALLAAVLPRLLNRRPFSLPLVCLICGALLYLLPLDLPEPDPVAHRALVEHVTEICVLISLMGAGLAINRPFGRRGWASTWRLLGWTLPLTVVAVAGAAGAVLGWPPAAALLLGAVLAPTDPVLASDVQVGEPVDSEKADDEVRFTLTSEAGLNDGLAFPLVFAAIAMAGSGGFGWAGGWALTDLLYRCGTGVVCGLLAGKLLGRLFFRARVSDLRLAEHRDGFVALAATFLAYGLTELAHGYGFIAVFVTACTIRAAERTHGYNGVLHGFIEQIERLFTAWLILLLGGSVATGGLAALTWRGAAVGLLLLLVIRPLAGWVAQLGGSAGPRERGVTAFFGIRGIGSLFYLAYALGQADFGVPAEELWAVVIFTVLGSLVLHGMTATPVMARLDRLRDRAADPDAEPAAQHL from the coding sequence ATGGGAAATCCTGATCTTGTCTTCGCGCTCGCGGGTGTCGGCGCGCTGCTCGCGGCGGTCCTTCCCCGCCTGCTCAACCGGCGCCCCTTCTCCCTGCCGCTGGTCTGCCTGATCTGTGGCGCCCTGCTCTACCTCCTGCCGTTGGACCTGCCCGAGCCCGATCCCGTCGCCCACCGCGCACTGGTCGAGCACGTCACCGAGATCTGTGTGCTGATCTCTCTCATGGGGGCCGGGCTCGCGATCAACCGGCCCTTCGGCCGGCGTGGCTGGGCCTCCACCTGGCGTCTGCTGGGCTGGACGCTCCCGCTGACCGTCGTGGCGGTGGCCGGCGCCGCCGGTGCCGTGCTGGGCTGGCCCCCCGCCGCGGCGCTGCTGCTGGGCGCGGTGCTCGCCCCGACCGATCCGGTGCTCGCCTCCGACGTACAGGTCGGTGAGCCGGTCGACTCCGAGAAGGCCGACGACGAGGTCCGTTTCACCCTCACCTCCGAGGCCGGGCTCAATGACGGGCTCGCCTTCCCCCTGGTGTTCGCCGCCATCGCGATGGCGGGCTCCGGGGGCTTCGGATGGGCCGGCGGATGGGCACTGACAGACCTGCTCTACAGGTGCGGGACCGGCGTGGTCTGCGGTCTGCTGGCCGGAAAGCTCCTGGGACGGCTGTTCTTCCGCGCCCGGGTGTCCGACCTGCGGCTCGCCGAGCACCGGGACGGTTTCGTCGCGCTGGCCGCGACGTTCCTGGCGTACGGCCTCACCGAGCTGGCGCACGGATACGGGTTCATCGCGGTCTTCGTGACCGCGTGCACCATCAGGGCCGCCGAGCGCACCCACGGGTACAACGGGGTGCTCCACGGCTTCATCGAGCAGATCGAACGGCTCTTCACCGCCTGGCTGATCCTGCTGCTCGGCGGGTCCGTGGCCACCGGCGGCCTGGCCGCCCTCACCTGGCGCGGCGCCGCCGTCGGCCTGTTGCTGCTGCTGGTGATCCGGCCGCTGGCCGGATGGGTCGCGCAACTCGGCGGCTCGGCGGGGCCGCGCGAGCGCGGTGTGACGGCCTTCTTCGGCATCCGCGGCATCGGCTCGCTGTTCTACCTCGCCTACGCCCTCGGCCAGGCCGACTTCGGCGTGCCGGCCGAGGAGCTCTGGGCCGTGGTCATCTTCACGGTGCTCGGCTCCCTCGTCCTGCACGGGATGACGGCGACGCCCGTGATGGCCCGGCTGGACCGCCTGCGTGACAGGGCCGCGGACCCGGACGCCGAGCCGGCGGCCCAGCACCTGTAG
- a CDS encoding YebC/PmpR family DNA-binding transcriptional regulator produces the protein MSGHSKWATTKHKKAALDSKRGKLFAKLIKNIEVAARTGGPDPDGNPTLYDAITKARKSSVPIDNIERARKRGGGLEAGGADWQTIMYEGYGPGGVAVLIECLTDNRNRAASEVRVALTRNGGSLADPGSVSYMFNRKGVVLVPKGDLEEDDVLTAVLDAGAEEVNDLGDQFEVVSEATDLVPVRKALQDAGIDYDSAESSFLPTMNVPLEEDGARKVFRLIDALEDSDDVQNVWANFDVSDEVLEKLDE, from the coding sequence ATGTCCGGCCACTCCAAATGGGCGACGACGAAGCACAAGAAGGCCGCGCTCGACTCCAAGCGAGGCAAGCTGTTCGCCAAGCTCATCAAGAACATCGAGGTCGCGGCCCGGACCGGCGGCCCCGACCCGGACGGCAATCCGACGCTGTACGACGCCATCACGAAGGCGCGCAAGAGCTCGGTCCCGATCGACAACATCGAGCGTGCCCGCAAGCGCGGCGGTGGCCTGGAGGCCGGCGGCGCCGACTGGCAGACCATCATGTACGAGGGGTATGGCCCCGGCGGCGTCGCGGTGCTCATCGAGTGCCTGACCGACAACCGCAACCGTGCGGCCTCCGAGGTCCGGGTCGCCCTGACCCGTAACGGCGGCTCCCTGGCCGACCCCGGCTCGGTGTCCTACATGTTCAACCGCAAGGGCGTCGTGCTCGTCCCCAAGGGTGACCTGGAGGAGGACGACGTGCTGACCGCGGTCCTCGACGCGGGCGCCGAGGAGGTCAACGACCTGGGTGACCAGTTCGAGGTCGTCTCCGAGGCCACCGACCTCGTCCCGGTCCGCAAGGCTCTGCAGGACGCCGGGATCGACTACGACTCGGCGGAGTCCAGCTTCCTGCCGACGATGAACGTCCCCCTCGAGGAGGACGGCGCGCGCAAGGTCTTCAGGCTGATCGACGCCCTGGAGGACAGCGACGACGTCCAGAACGTCTGGGCCAACTTCGACGTCTCCGACGAGGTCCTGGAGAAGCTCGACGAGTAG
- the pdxT gene encoding pyridoxal 5'-phosphate synthase glutaminase subunit PdxT — protein MSIAPTIGVFALQGDVREHLRSLEAAGAKAVAVRRPGELEAVDALVIPGGESTTMWKLAETFDLIEPLRLRIKNGMPAYGSCAGMIMLADRIESGVDGQQTIGGIDMVVRRNAFGRQIASFEADIDFAGRGVLRAVFIRAPWVESVGSEVEVLARAEAEDRIVAVRQGPLLATSFHPELTGDVGVHSYFVEMVREL, from the coding sequence GTGAGCATCGCCCCAACGATCGGTGTGTTCGCGCTGCAGGGAGACGTGCGCGAGCACCTGCGCTCCCTGGAGGCGGCGGGCGCCAAGGCGGTGGCCGTACGGCGGCCCGGCGAGCTGGAGGCGGTCGACGCCCTGGTCATCCCCGGCGGGGAGTCCACCACGATGTGGAAGCTCGCCGAGACCTTCGACCTGATCGAGCCGCTCCGCCTGAGGATCAAGAACGGTATGCCCGCCTACGGGTCCTGCGCGGGAATGATCATGCTGGCCGACCGGATCGAGTCCGGTGTCGACGGCCAGCAGACGATCGGGGGCATCGACATGGTGGTCCGCCGCAACGCCTTCGGCCGGCAGATCGCCTCCTTCGAGGCCGACATCGACTTCGCGGGCCGGGGGGTCCTGCGTGCGGTGTTCATCCGTGCGCCGTGGGTGGAATCCGTCGGGTCCGAGGTGGAAGTGCTGGCTCGGGCCGAAGCTGAGGATAGGATCGTCGCGGTCCGTCAGGGACCGCTGCTCGCCACGTCCTTCCATCCGGAACTTACCGGGGATGTCGGCGTGCATTCATACTTCGTTGAGATGGTGAGGGAGCTCTAG